The following proteins are encoded in a genomic region of Triticum dicoccoides isolate Atlit2015 ecotype Zavitan chromosome 1B, WEW_v2.0, whole genome shotgun sequence:
- the LOC119301322 gene encoding tryptophan decarboxylase 1, translating to MGSLDTNPKTFSAFPNDKAAAFEPLNPEDVRAYLHKAVDFISDYYTNVESMPVLPNVKPGYLQDELSASPPTYSAPFDVTMKELRTSVVPGMTHWASPNFFAFFPSTNSAAAIAGDLIASAMNTVGFTWQASPAATEMEVLALDWLAQLLRLPTTFMNRTSTGRGTGGGVILGTTSEAMLVTLVAARDAALRRSGSVGVADLPRLTVYAADQTHSTFFKACRLAGFDPANIRSIPTGPETDYGLDPTNLLEIIQADADAGLVPTYVCATVGTTSSNAVDPVGAVADVAAMFNAWVHVDAAYAGSACICPEFRHHLDGVERVDSISMSPHKWLLTCLDCTCLYVRDAHRLSDSLETNPEYLKNDATESGEVTDLKDMQVGVGRRFRGLKLWMVMRTYGTAKLQEHIRSDVAMAKMFEDFVRADDRFEVVVPRNFALVCFRIKATGAMTEEDADEANRVLMENLNKTGKAYLAHTVVGDRFVLRFAVGSSLQEERHVRSAWDLIKKTTSSIMD from the coding sequence ATGGGCAGCTTGGACACCAACCCAAAGACCTTCTCCGCCTTCCCCAACGACAAGGCGGCAGCGTTCGAGCCGCTAAACCCGGAAGATGTCCGTGCATACCTCCACAAGGCCGTCGACTTCATCTCCGACTACTACACCAATGTCGAGTCCATGCCCGTTCTTCCTAACGTGAAGCCGGGATACCTGCAGGACGAGCTCAGCGCGTCCCCGCCGACCTACTCGGCGCCGTTCGATGTCACCATGAAGGAGCTTAGGACCTCCGTTGTCCCCGGCATGACGCATTGGGCCAGCCCTaacttcttcgccttcttcccctcCACCAACAGCGCCGCTGCTATCGCTGGCGACCTCATCGCCTCCGCCATGAACACCGTCGGGTTCACGTGGCAGGCCTCTCCGGCGGCCACCGAGATGGAGGTTCTCGCGCTCGACTGGCTTGCACAGCTCCTTCGCCTCCCCACCACCTTCATGAACCGCACCAGCACCGGTCGGGGCACCGGTGGTGGGGTCATCCTTGGCACCACGAGCGAAGCAATGCTCGTCACGCTAGTCGCCGCACGTGATGCCGCGCTGCGTCGGAGTGGCTCTGTTGGCGTGGCCGACCTGCCACGCTTGACTGTGTATGCTGCCGACCAGACCCACTCCACGTTCTTCAAGGCATGTCGGCTTGCAGGCTTTGATCCCGCCAACATTCGCTCCATCCCTACCGGGCCAGAAACCGACTACGGGCTTGACCCGACCAACCTtctcgagatcatacaagctgacgCCGACGCCGGCCTCGTGCCAACATATGTCTGTGCCACAGTGGGCACAACGTCTTCCAACGCCGTCGACCCGGTGGGCGCCGTCGCCGACGTTGCCGCCATGTTTAATGCCTGGGTCCATGTCGACGCTGCCTACGCTGGCAGTGCGTGCATCTGCCCGGAGTTCCGCCACCATCTCGATGGCGTCGAGCGCGTGGACTCCATAAGCATGAGCCCACACAAATGGCTTCTCACATGCCTCGATTGCACCTGTCTCTACGTCCGTGATGCTCACCGCCTCAGCGACTCGCTGGAGACCAACCCAGAGTACCTCAAGAACGATGCTACAGAGTCAGGCGAGGTCACCGATCTTAAGGACATGCAAGTCGGCGTCGGTCGGCGCTTCCGTGGGCTCAAGCTCTGGATGGTCATGCGCACCTATGGTACCGCAAAGCTCCAAGAGCATATCCGTAGCGACGTCGCCATGGCCAAGATGTTTGAAGATTTTGTTCGTGCCGACGACAGGTTCGAGGTGGTCGTACCAAGGAACTTTGCTCTTGTGTGCTTCAGGATCAAGGCGACTGGAGCCATGACGGAGGAGGATGCCGATGAGGCTAACCGTGTGCTAATGGAGAATCTGAACAAGACCGGTAAGGCTTATCTTGCACACACGGTGGTTGGTGATAGGTTCGTGCTTCGGTTCGCCGTGGGGTCGTCCCTGCAGGAGGAGAGGCATGTGAGGAGTGCCTGGGACCTCATTAAGAAGACTACTAGCAGTATCATGGATTAA